Within Terriglobales bacterium, the genomic segment ACAGACTACGCATCGATCCTGTACAGGAATGAAGAAGAACTGCTCGCATCTTCCGAGGACCCGCAACGCTTCTACGAGGAAGTCGTCATGCCTCATAAGGTTGACCTGGGATTGTTGTACGTTTCGAATGCTTCTTTGAGGACGGATTTGAAACTGATTCTACAAACGCTTTCAATCGTTCCTCCTGGTCGTAAGTCCGCCGAAGGAAGCGTTTAGATCGCGCGCTTATCAGGGGCACCGAGCCTGAAATACCGGCTGTTCCATATCCGGAACAAACTCAACATTTCAGTTAGGGTTTAGACTTTTCACGCTAAGCTATGTCGTTACAACCATTCACTCGGCCGATAGGTGGCGCACTGCGATGACGCGAAGGCTAACACGAATTGCGGATTTTGTACTAAGACAACATAAAGCACTGATTCTTATCCTTCATGTTTGTTTAATCACCGTATCGTTGCTTGCGGCTTGGCTGGTGCGATTTGAGTTCAACTTACGAGAGCCTGCCGTGCTCATCAGTGCAGCGCCGATTCTTGTTTTGTTTCGGCTTATTGCAATGTGGCGCTTCAATCTACTCCACGGATATTGGCGCTTCACTGGTGTCGATGATGCCAGCGACATCGTTAAAGCTTCAGCTGTTGGGAGTCTTGCGTTCCTCGTAATCATTCGCTTCGGTCTCGGTGTGCAGGCGTTTCCGATTTCGGTGTACGTCATCGAAGGTGTTTTCTTTGCATTCCTGTTGGCCTCGGTACGGCTCGGATTCCGTATTCTTGCGGAAGCCTCACTGCGGATGCCCGCAACAAGCCCGCGAAAGCAAGTAGTCATCATCGGAGCAGGATTTGCCGCCCAGATGATTGTTCGTGAACTGACGGGGACTGCCAGCGGATATTGGATTGTCGGATGTTTGGATGATGACCCTAAGAAGCGTGGAACCAAGATCATCGGGAAACCGGTGCTTGGGACCGTTGATAACCTTCCAGAGCTTGCTGCCGCGCACAGGATTGATGAAGTGTTGATTGCCGTTCCTTCGGCCTCCGGCGCTCAGATGCGCCGCTTCGTTGAAGCCTGTCAAAAGGCACGTCTGAAGTTCGCCACCGTCCCTTCTCTGCAAGACCTTATCGCCGGAAGGGCGAGGATTCAGGACATTCGTCCCGTCGACGTTAACGATTTGCTTGGACGCGACCCAGTGAAGATCGACATGGAATCGGTTCGATCTGTTCTTGAAGGACAGACGGTGATGGTGACTGGAGCAGCTGGCTCCATCGGTTCCGAACTCTGCCGCCAGATTTTGCGTTACAACCCTGCTAGATTACTTTGCCTCGATCAGAATGAGACCGGGCTGTTCTATCTTCAGTTTGAACTTAATTCTGCCATCGCTAGCTTTTGGGTGGCAGACTACACCAACGCAGAGTACATGGAGAACCTGCTCTCTCGTCAGGCAGTTCAGATCATCTTCCATGCGGCAGCTTATAAACATGTGCCTTTGATGGAGGATAATCCTAACGAAGCGATCCAAAATAACGTGATTGGATTGGATAGGTTTATCCAGGTTGCAGACCGCGCGCAGTGCCGCTCGTTCGTGATGATCTCCAGCGATAAAGCTGTGAATCCCTCAAGCTTGATGGGTGCGACGAAGCGTATTGGTGAATTGTTGCTTTGTTCAAAGCCGACCTCCGGAATGAGATGCGTGTCGGTCCGTTTTGGCAATGTACTGGGATCTCAAGGAAGCGTGATCCCGGTCTTTCAGAAACAACTGGCTGAGCAGAGACGCATTACGGTCACTCATCCGGACATCACTCGATATTTTATGACCATCAGTGAAGCTGTTTCGCTGGTACTGCAAGCATCGGCTATAGGCGTACACCGGGACATTCTTGTCCTCGATATGGGAGAGCCGATTCGGATCACCGATCTTGCCCGAACTCTCATACGTTTGTCCGGTAAGTCTGAAGATGACGTCGAGATTGTTTATACCGGACTTCGACCCGGCGAGAAGCTATACGAGGAACTCTTTTACGATTACGAGACTGTACTAAACACCGAATGCAGCAAGATAAAGCGAGCACAGACAGCCACGTTGCCATGGAAAGATATGAGGGCAACGCTGGATGCTCTCAGAGCCGTAAAAGTAAAAGGAACGGAGTATGAAATTAGGGCGATGGTCAAAGTCATCGTTCCCGAGTACACGTTCGGAGACCTCACGAACGACGTAGGATCTGCGGCAGTTCCGCTTCGGAAGGCGCACGACAGGTACGCTGGCGCGTCAGCAACCGACTAGCCGTTCATCTGTTCAGATTTAGAAAATGAAAAATGCCCGTCACTTTGGAATTGGATATAAGTGTGCAAGCGTGCTTAATGAACTGCCTTTAGCAGGTGAACACCGCGTGAGCAATTTTCTCGATGAGGAAACCCGAATTCGTAGAGTCTATGACCTGCGAAGATCGCGACTCGAACCTAGTCGCTATTCTCTTTTTGAGCAGTCGCACTTGTTGTCTCTACAGCAGGTGGAATATTGGCTTGTTCGGATGCTTTACGAGCGTGGGTATCGTGATCTCGTAGATGCTAAGTTATTGGAGATCGGGTGCGGCTCAGGGTACTGGCTGCGAAATTTCCTGCGTTTAGGAGCTCAGCCGAAAAATCTTTACGGCGTAGATCTTCAGGGCGACCTCATTGATGAGGCTCGCGCCTTGTCGCCTGCAGCAATGCACTTTGAATGCAGAAGCGCATCCGAACTTAACTTCGACAGTAACAGTTTTGATTTCGTCGCACAATTTACGGTTTTTACGTCCATCCTCAGTAGCAGTCTGAAGGGTGCGATCGCGAAGGAAATGCTCCGAATTTTGCGTCCAGGGGGATATATCATTTGGTACGACTTCCACGTAAATAACCCCGCGAATCGCGATGTTCGGGGAGTATCGCGGAAGGAGATCACGGACCTTTTTGGTGGCAAGGACATCGATCTGGAACGGGTTACGATTGCCCCGCCAGTCGCTCGCCTTATAGCTCCGTCTCCCCTTTTTTACCAACTTCTATCGAGGACGCGAATTCTTTGCAGTCATTACGTGGGTCTAATACGAAAATGACAACTGAAGAAACTCTTCTGCTGTGCCTTGCGAGACCTCTCGTTGACCGTCAACAAGAGCAGGCGGCTAATGACCTCTTACAATCAGGCTCACCCACCAGTAAGACCGAAGAAACTTCTGACTGAGGTATCGATTTTCTCAGTGCCACCCTCCATTTTAGTCAAGCGACGCTGCACGTATAGAAGGAAGAAATGACATGCTCAAAATAGGTGTAATTGGGTACGGATATTGGGGCCCGAATATAGTTCGCAATTTTCATCATCCAGATCGATCACTCGTTTCAGTTATTTGTGATAGCAGCATAGACATGTTGAAGAGAGCCAACCAAGCTTATCCTTCAATAACAACCACCAATGACGCGTGCGACGTTTTGAAATCGAAAGATATAGATGCGGTAGCGATTGTCACTCCGGTCTGGACCCACTATGAACTGGCAAGGCGTGCACTCGAAAACGGCAAGCACGTTTTCGTCGAGAAACCATTCACGTCGAATGTTGCGCAGGCCCAAGAGTTAATAGAACTTGCAGACAAGAAGGGTTTGAAATTGATGGTGGATCATACCTTCTTGTTTACGGGCGCGGTGCGTAAGATCCGTCAGTTGATCGATGATGGGACTATCGGTGATCTCTACTATTACGATTCTACCCGCGTAAATTTAGGTCTGTTCCAGCACGATGTAAATGTGATCTGGGATCTAGCTCCGCATGATCTGTCAATCATGAACTTTCTGATTCCCGATGATGCTGAAGCGGTTGTCGCCACAGGACAGTCGCACTTGAACGGCTACGAGGACGTCGCCTACATCACCATTTACTTTCCCAAGAATGTGATTGGGCACGTGACCGTGAACTGGCTTTCACCCGTGAAGGTTCGAACTACGCTAATCGGCGGCGAGAAGAAGATGCTAGTGTGGAACGACCTTGAAGCCGACGAGAAGATCAAAATCTACGATAAAGGCGTAGATATTAAGAGCCGCGAAGGAGTTTACAACTTACTTGTGAGCTATCGATCGGGTGATATGTGGGCTCCACGAATTGCACAAGCGGAGGCACTGAAGTCGGAGTTGGAGCATTTCGTTGACTGCATTGAGAAGAACGAAACTCCCGTGAGTGATGGCCACTCCGGACTACGAGTGGTGCAAGTTTTAGAAGCGGCAGAGAAATCGGTGAAAAACCGTGGAAAGCTGGTCTACCTGTGAGTGATTATCTTTGCATTGCACCGAGCGTAAAGCTCGGGAGAGACGTAAAGCTATCGAAATTTATAAATCTATACGGTTGCGAGATCGGAGACGAAACGAAGATAGGCGCGTTTGTGGAAGTTCAGAAGAACGCGTTTGTCGGTAATCGGTGCAAGATTTCGAGCCACACGTTCATCTGCGAGGGGGTCACGATCGAAGATAATGTTTTCATTGGTCATAGCGTGACATTCGTTAATGATTCGTATCCTCGCGCTGTAAACATCGGCGGTGATCTGCAGACTGAAGCAGACTGGAGCATCGAAAAAACGGTTGTGAAAGCAGGCGCGTCTATCGGGTCCGGTTCGACTATCCTCTCCAAAGTTACGATCGGCGAAAACGCTATTGTCGGCGCGGGCAGTATCGTTACTAAAGACGTGCCTGCGAATGCGATCGTTGCGGGAAATCCCGCCAAGATTCTGCGTTATATCAAGGGTACATCCCCGGCTAGGAGCAAATAAGTGTCTACGAATATACCTTTTCTCGATCTAGTTACGCCACATAAGCAACTTGAGCAGGAGTTGGTGGCAATTTTCAAAGCCGCTCTGAATTCGGGAGCGTTCATTGGTGGTCCTGCGGTAGAGGCTTTTGAAAAGCAATTTGCGGAGTTCTCCCAGGCAGATCACTGTGTCGGAGTCGGCAGTGGCACCGATGCGCTACGATTTGCTTTTATGGCCGCACATATTGGTCCGGGTGATGCAATTGTCACCGCTGCCCACACGTTTATTGCTACCTCCGAGGCGATTTCGCAAACTGGCGCTCGCCCGTATTTTGTGGACGTGGATTCAAAGACCTACAACATGGATCCTATAAAACTTCGTGATTTTCTGGCCAATAAGTGTTCGCGCAACTCGGCCGGTCAACTGATCACGAAAGACTTTGGTCTGAAGGTGAAGGCCGTGGTTCCAGTGCATCTGTACGGGCAAATGGCTGACATGGATCAGATTGTGGCCACTGCTGATGAGTTTGGGCTGATTGTCATTGAGGATGCGTGTCAGGCTCATGGTGCAGAGTATTTTTCCAAACGGAAGAATGGGTGGGTTCGCGCCGGGGCATCCGGATACGCCGCGGCATTTAGCTTTTATCCGGGAAAGAACCTAGGAGCATGCGGTGAAGCGGGTGCGGTGACAACGTGCAACGAAGAGGTCGCGAAGACTATAAAGATGATCCGCGATCACGGCCAAGCTAAGAAGTATTACCATGATACAGAAGGGTACAACGGTCGACTGGATGCAATTCAAGCGGGTCTGCTTAGCGTCAAACTGAAGTACCTCGAATCCTGGAATACAAGCCGACGCGGCTTAGCGAAGAAATATAACGACGCATTTGCTGAGTCCGGCGCGAAAGTCGTAACACCGTTTGAGCCAGAATGGTCACGCGCTGTGTACCATTTGTATGTGATTCAGGTCGAGGACCGTGATGGCCTACAAAAACGTCTTTCCGCAGCCGGCATCGGAACCGGTATCCATTATCCGATTCCTCTCCACCAGCAAAGAGCCTATGCAAGCCTGGGCTACAAAACAGGCGATTTCCCGGCGGTTGAGGCACTCGCTTCGCGAATATTATCCTTGCCGATGTTCCCGCAGATGGCCGACGAACAGTTGGAGCGTGTCGTGGATGCTGTGAGAAGCGCAATCGCTCCGACTTCGGTAGCTGTCGCTGCCACCATATCTTAAGACGAATCAAATCAGTTTTGAAGTTAAGTGAACGCCACTCGTCAGCTGCCAATTTGGGCGGTGAACACTAAGAGGAACACAAAGGATTAGACAAATATGCGAAATCAAAATGTGGTGGTAGTCGGTCTCGGTGAAGTGGGGAAACCTTTGTTTCAATTGATGGCCGAGTACCATCGCGTCATTGGTGTTGATATCCAGCCGTCGACCGAGGCAGTTGGTAAGGTTGACGTGCTGCACATCTGCTTTCCGTTTGCGATAAAAGACTTCACGGGTGAGTGCGTTCGTTACATCGAAAAGTTTAGTCCAAATCTGACCATCATCAACAGTACTGTTTCTGTGGGTACAACACGTACTGTCGCTAACCGATCCGGTTGTAAGGTAGTGAACAGCCCCGTGCGGGGCAAACACGC encodes:
- a CDS encoding nucleoside-diphosphate sugar epimerase/dehydratase — its product is MLISAAPILVLFRLIAMWRFNLLHGYWRFTGVDDASDIVKASAVGSLAFLVIIRFGLGVQAFPISVYVIEGVFFAFLLASVRLGFRILAEASLRMPATSPRKQVVIIGAGFAAQMIVRELTGTASGYWIVGCLDDDPKKRGTKIIGKPVLGTVDNLPELAAAHRIDEVLIAVPSASGAQMRRFVEACQKARLKFATVPSLQDLIAGRARIQDIRPVDVNDLLGRDPVKIDMESVRSVLEGQTVMVTGAAGSIGSELCRQILRYNPARLLCLDQNETGLFYLQFELNSAIASFWVADYTNAEYMENLLSRQAVQIIFHAAAYKHVPLMEDNPNEAIQNNVIGLDRFIQVADRAQCRSFVMISSDKAVNPSSLMGATKRIGELLLCSKPTSGMRCVSVRFGNVLGSQGSVIPVFQKQLAEQRRITVTHPDITRYFMTISEAVSLVLQASAIGVHRDILVLDMGEPIRITDLARTLIRLSGKSEDDVEIVYTGLRPGEKLYEELFYDYETVLNTECSKIKRAQTATLPWKDMRATLDALRAVKVKGTEYEIRAMVKVIVPEYTFGDLTNDVGSAAVPLRKAHDRYAGASATD
- a CDS encoding class I SAM-dependent methyltransferase: MKNARHFGIGYKCASVLNELPLAGEHRVSNFLDEETRIRRVYDLRRSRLEPSRYSLFEQSHLLSLQQVEYWLVRMLYERGYRDLVDAKLLEIGCGSGYWLRNFLRLGAQPKNLYGVDLQGDLIDEARALSPAAMHFECRSASELNFDSNSFDFVAQFTVFTSILSSSLKGAIAKEMLRILRPGGYIIWYDFHVNNPANRDVRGVSRKEITDLFGGKDIDLERVTIAPPVARLIAPSPLFYQLLSRTRILCSHYVGLIRK
- a CDS encoding Gfo/Idh/MocA family oxidoreductase; this translates as MLKIGVIGYGYWGPNIVRNFHHPDRSLVSVICDSSIDMLKRANQAYPSITTTNDACDVLKSKDIDAVAIVTPVWTHYELARRALENGKHVFVEKPFTSNVAQAQELIELADKKGLKLMVDHTFLFTGAVRKIRQLIDDGTIGDLYYYDSTRVNLGLFQHDVNVIWDLAPHDLSIMNFLIPDDAEAVVATGQSHLNGYEDVAYITIYFPKNVIGHVTVNWLSPVKVRTTLIGGEKKMLVWNDLEADEKIKIYDKGVDIKSREGVYNLLVSYRSGDMWAPRIAQAEALKSELEHFVDCIEKNETPVSDGHSGLRVVQVLEAAEKSVKNRGKLVYL
- a CDS encoding acyltransferase, whose product is MEVQKNAFVGNRCKISSHTFICEGVTIEDNVFIGHSVTFVNDSYPRAVNIGGDLQTEADWSIEKTVVKAGASIGSGSTILSKVTIGENAIVGAGSIVTKDVPANAIVAGNPAKILRYIKGTSPARSK
- a CDS encoding DegT/DnrJ/EryC1/StrS family aminotransferase; protein product: MVAIFKAALNSGAFIGGPAVEAFEKQFAEFSQADHCVGVGSGTDALRFAFMAAHIGPGDAIVTAAHTFIATSEAISQTGARPYFVDVDSKTYNMDPIKLRDFLANKCSRNSAGQLITKDFGLKVKAVVPVHLYGQMADMDQIVATADEFGLIVIEDACQAHGAEYFSKRKNGWVRAGASGYAAAFSFYPGKNLGACGEAGAVTTCNEEVAKTIKMIRDHGQAKKYYHDTEGYNGRLDAIQAGLLSVKLKYLESWNTSRRGLAKKYNDAFAESGAKVVTPFEPEWSRAVYHLYVIQVEDRDGLQKRLSAAGIGTGIHYPIPLHQQRAYASLGYKTGDFPAVEALASRILSLPMFPQMADEQLERVVDAVRSAIAPTSVAVAATIS